TCTAGGTGTTCAGCAAAGCCACACTGAGTCTTCATTTCAAAGGCGCATCAGTTGTCAATTTCAAGTTTTGGGCACACATCAAGAATTCTTCTCAACACAGATACAGCTTCCCACAAATAGAATTCTGATGAAttaaattttcttcattcagttatatgtgtgtgttctaATACCTTACATTGTgctttcatctttattttccatttcatccAAATCTACCAGTACCATTAGtctcatgcatgcattcattcattgaatgaatgtATATGAAAAGCACAGTGTGCTGCTCATGGAAATAGGCACTGGgagtataaaatgtaaaatgtaatccTGTCTGCAATGACTGACACACTGAGTTATTTCTcacccaccaggcccagccatttTCACACTTATCCTAGCAAAGTTCACATTTTCCTCTGGTTCATAATGCATGGTCTTCCTTCCTGTCCATGGATGACCAGTCCTAGTCACGAGTGTGTCACAACCACCTCTTTGTGTATCTGAATTCCTCCACctgaaagaaaatttcagacccAGGATAGATTAATCATCGGGTCCACAGCCCTGGCCGGATGAGTGGGGGTGTTTTCATCCTAATGTTATTCCCATGTCAGCACAGAACTTGTGTGGCAGTAGAGAAAGAGGTCAGGCTTCAGAGTCAGCAAGAACTGGATTTCAAACTGGATTTGAGGACCCCCACCTTTGGTAAGTGACTTATTATCTGCgagcctctgtttctctcttctttaaaTGAGGACAGTAAATCCCATACGGCAGGGTGGTGGGGAGAATCAGAGATGATACAGCTGGTGATCACATCTGGTTTGTGTTTCCAGGGGCACCAGACTAGGGTTTCTGAGCATGGATCCAACCGTCCCAGTCTTGGGTACAGAACTGACACCAATCAACGGACGTGGGGAGACTCCTTGCTACAATCAGACCCTGAGCTTCACGGTGCTGACGTGCATCATTTCCCTTGTCGGACTGACAGGAAACGCGGTTGTGCTCTGGCTCCTGGGCTGCCGCATGCGCAGGAACGCTGTCTCCATCTACATCCTCAACCTGGCCGCGGCCGACTTCCTCTTCCTCAGCTTCCAGATTATACGTTCGCCATTACGCCTCATCAATATCAGCCATCTCATCCGCAAAATCCTCGTTTCTGTGATGACCTTTCCCTACTTTACAGGCCTGAGTATGCTGAGCGCCATCAGCACCGAGCGCTGCCTGTCTGTTCTGTGGCCCATCTGGTACCGCTGCCGCCGCCCCACACACCTGTCAGCGGTCGTGTGTGTCCTGCTCTGGGGCCTGTCCCTGCTGTTTAGTATGCTGGAGTGGAGGTTCTGTGACTTCCTGTTTAGTGGTGCTGATTCTAGTTGGTGTGAAACGTCAGATTTCATCCCAGTCgcgtggctgatttttttgtgtgtggttctCTGTGTTTCCAGCCTGGTCCTGCTGGTCAGGATCCTCTGTGGATCCCGGAAGATGCCGCTGACCAGGCTGTACGTGACCATCCTGCTCACAGTGCTGGTCTTCCTCCTCTGCGGCCTGCCCTTCGGCATTCTGGGGGCCCTAATTTACAGGATGCACCTGAATTTGGAAGTCTTATATTGTCATGTTTATCTGGTTTGCATGTCCCTGTCCTCTCTAAACAGTAGTGCCAACCCCATCATTTACTTCTTCGTGGGCTCCTTTAGGCAGCGTCAAAATAGGCAGAACCTGAAGCTGGTTCTCCAGAGGGCTCTGCAGGACACGCCTGAGGTGGATAAAGGTGAAGGGCAGCTTCCTGAGGAAAGCCTGGAGCTGTCGGGAAGCAGATTGGGGCCATGAGGAAGAGCCTCTGCCCTGTCAGTCAGACGGGACTTTGAGAGCAACACTGTCCTGCCACCCTTGACAATTACATGCGTTTTTCTTAGCGTTGTGCCTCAGAAATGTCTCAGTGGTAACTCAAGGtcttcaaataaatgtttatctAACCTGACAGTTGCAGTTTTCACCCATGGAAAGCATTAGTCTGACAGTACAATGTTTGGATTCTCCTTGATATTACCAATACATTTTCCCTGTTATCTTGCACTGAATCTTTCCTACTGAACACTTTTTCTGCACTTTTCATTGTAATAAAAGGAGTTGCTGTCCACAACCCTAAAACTCTTCTTTATACTTGTTTCCTACCTGATAGTATCAAAAAGGAAGATTCCTTATTAATCTGTCAGACTATGTTCCCCTGAAAATCATGTTCCCTTCTATGACTGGAGGCATTACTGCAGTTGGAAGCTCAATTCTTAATAAGTGAGTTCTGCTACCTCTAAATTCCATTGAATTCTCAgatataaagcaaaataatgtCCTTAGAGAGAGATTCTCCCTTCATAAAAACAGTCTTAGAAATTGGTTTTATGAATAGCCCTCTCCTGTCATTTGTCCACACATGGTCACACCTTGGCTTTGGTTTCTAGTAAAGACAATCGTGGCCccttccccttgagaactggtaAGTGCTTATTTAGCTCTTCCTGGACTAACGGACCAGTGAGGAGCCTATAAACACACCCCACCAGTTCCATTTTGGCCACTGGAAATTAAAATTGGTTTCAAACTGGAAATTATCTTGAAAaccatttattattcatttacaGAGTCTTTAAGTTGTAGGAGAATTCTTCATACTTTCAGGTTTTGTACAAATTGTTCTGGCTGTAACTTTCAGTTAGTTTTGTGGCTGTTAACATAAGAAGCAAAACTGAAAACATCTGACTTTTCCATGCTAATGTCAATTATAGTATCCGGATAATAACTTACAGTTGGTACagaattctgatacatgctgtgACATACATGAACACGGAAACGTTGTGCTAAGGAAAATATGCCAGATGCCAAAGAACAATATTGTAAGGTCAAATTCTACGAGGTATCCAAACTAGGAAATTCgtgaacacagaaaataaattaggagGATCCTGGTGCTGGATGATGGAGAGAATGTGTAGCCATTATTTAATGAGCACAGACTTTCTGTGTGGAATAATGCAAAGTTCTTAAAAGGGACAGTGGTAACGGTTACGACTTattgtgaatgcacttaatgaCATTGAATTGTACAAATAAAATGGTGAAAGTTGTAAAATGTATGTTATgtgcattttaccacaattaaaaacatttaattataaaaacagGATCAGTACAAAATTCAGGACTATTCTCCACCAGTGGTTATCCCTTCAACAGATAGCTCAAGCAGACAGAAGAGACCACCAAGAGAAGATGTGACATCACAGCAGGGTCTGTGCTGATCATAGACAGTGAGGCTGCCCCTCAGATTAACCCTCACTGAGGGGAGCTGACACATGCATTTTGAGTATACAGGAGACAGTACAAAGTAGCTATGAAAGCAATAAAGAGGTCTATAACAATAAACAGGTGTATAGTTTTCAATTTGTCCAACCAAATTTATTGGTGGCTCGTATCACATTGTTCACAATGTTGAACTCAGGTCCCCTGAGTGCAGATCCATTGCTCTTCCAGGCTCAGCACTCTGCTGATGCTGAATCCTATCTGTCCACCCTCGATTTCCAAATGCCATAGTAGGACATAGCTGTAGGTAAGGGTTTCCTACAGGTTGGAGGAAGCAGGAAGGCAGTGTTTGCAGCCAATGCTCCACGAAAGGAGCTTTGATGTGATGTCTTTAGTTCAGACTGAGGGTTATTGAGAGAGCCCATTCTGGGAGTCTGTGATATCAATTGAACAGTTCTGGTCAAAGATGTTGTTTATCATGAGGAATTCTGTAGAGAATTTTCACCTGGCAATTGAATCAAATAATGTTGGTTCTCACCTGGGACACTGCTTATTTTGACGttagtgactcttttttttttgacagaagaAAATTTCAATTTTATGAAAGCTTAGATTCTGTCCCTGAAGCCCATTCTGAACTCACTTGGCCTCACACATTGCTCCACTACAGCAGTTATAACAGTGTATTTCAATTGTTTGTCCTCACATCTTTCTCTTCAACTGCACTCTGAGGTCTTTAAGAGCAGAGAACATGTCTTTGAATTTCTAGTGCAACAGACTAGGTGTGGAATTTAGAAGAGTATCAGTAACTATTTTTCTCAAGCAGCTTCCACCGGAAAATCACAGGTTTGTCCAGCATCTTGAAAAGGCTGGCTCAGTCACCAGATCTCACTGGAACTCCTACAGGCATCTCGCACTCAACAGAGTGTCCTCTGCAGTTGGTTTTTCTGAGAAGAACGGTTGCCCTTCATTGCAGGTCTGCTCACTGCCTCTGGGAAGAAGAATGGAGGGGATGTGGGAGTCTGCTCGTGAGCTGCCTTCTTTCCCAGGCCAATGATATCATTTCCTCTCGGTTCTATGTCGAGGAAGAGCATGCAAGACATCCAGGAGTGTTCTCCAGAAAGTGAGAAATGATATAAAAGTCTCTAATGGCACTTTTTGGGAGCTGCCATTCATGACTATTTTGTAGGCatgaattcaacaaacattcGAACCTAATTCATCAAGCACTGTGCTAATTCTACATAAAAGCAAACACCTTTCAAATAAGCCTCTCACTAATACATTCCATCTCTATAACCAATCCTTTCCacttcatgaagaaaataaattgattgATGCTGAGCAAATGCTGAGCCTTTGTGGCCAT
This genomic window from Pan troglodytes isolate AG18354 chromosome 9, NHGRI_mPanTro3-v2.0_pri, whole genome shotgun sequence contains:
- the MRGPRX4 gene encoding mas-related G-protein coupled receptor member X4; protein product: MDPTVPVLGTELTPINGRGETPCYNQTLSFTVLTCIISLVGLTGNAVVLWLLGCRMRRNAVSIYILNLAAADFLFLSFQIIRSPLRLINISHLIRKILVSVMTFPYFTGLSMLSAISTERCLSVLWPIWYRCRRPTHLSAVVCVLLWGLSLLFSMLEWRFCDFLFSGADSSWCETSDFIPVAWLIFLCVVLCVSSLVLLVRILCGSRKMPLTRLYVTILLTVLVFLLCGLPFGILGALIYRMHLNLEVLYCHVYLVCMSLSSLNSSANPIIYFFVGSFRQRQNRQNLKLVLQRALQDTPEVDKGEGQLPEESLELSGSRLGP